One genomic segment of Danio rerio strain Tuebingen ecotype United States chromosome 11, GRCz12tu, whole genome shotgun sequence includes these proteins:
- the LOC137490700 gene encoding uncharacterized protein isoform X2, whose translation MSLPSLSLCAGEASMEALELELEEVESQIRALVVRRSRLRERLLAVPNAKAVSSPKVRGNYNHIIPSTSTPRPSLSRPSAPGARLSQASFTPTPGYHGAWVQPRKVLPRSRGRTSPPVFEISTENRFSPLRESGPDVAIIGDSIVRHVRAASSKGNKVRTFCFPGARVKNISTQIPTILGAAESPGAVVLHVGTNDTGLRQSEILKKDFRSLIETVRRTSPATQIIVSGPLPTYRRGNERLFRPDGLHPSRAGAELLSDNISRLLRTI comes from the exons atgtcgcttccgtctctgtccttgtgtgcaggagaagcatcgatggaggcgttggagctggagctggaagaagtggagtcccagatccgcgCGCTGGTGGTAAGACGGTCGCGGCTACGGGAACGGCTTCTAGCcgtacctaatgctaaggccgtctcatcacctaaggtacgtggaaattacaaccacatcattccctctacctcaaccccgcgtccttctctgtccaggcccagcgcacccggggcgcggctcagccaggcgtcgttcacgccgacacccggctaccacggcgcctgggtgcagccgcgcaaggtgcttcccagatcccggggcagaacgtctccgcctgtgttcgagatctccacggagaaccgcttctcccctctccgcgagtcgggtcccgatgtggccatcatcggtgactcgatcgttcgtcacgtccgtgccgcctcctcaaaaggtaataaagtacgtactttctgctttcctggtgcccgtgtgaaaaatatttctacacagattccaaccatcctgggcgctgccgagagccctggtgccgttgtcctccacgtggggacaaacgacaccgggctccggcagtcggagatcctgaagaaggacttcaggagcctgatcgagacggttcgacgcacctcgcccgccacgcagatcatcgtttctgggccgcttcctacctaccgccgaggaaatgaaag gctcttccgtcctgacggcctgcaccccagtcgagccggagctgaactcctgtcggacaacatctccagactacttcgcaccatctga
- the LOC137490700 gene encoding uncharacterized protein isoform X3 — protein MEALELELEEVESQIRALVVRRSRLRERLLAVPNAKAVSSPKVRGNYNHIIPSTSTPRPSLSRPSAPGARLSQASFTPTPGYHGAWVQPRKVLPRSRGRTSPPVFEISTENRFSPLRESGPDVAIIGDSIVRHVRAASSKGNKVRTFCFPGARVKNISTQIPTILGAAESPGAVVLHVGTNDTGLRQSEILKKDFRSLIETVRRTSPATQIIVSGPLPTYRRGNERLFRPDGLHPSRAGAELLSDNISRLLRTI, from the exons atggaggcgttggagctggagctggaagaagtggagtcccagatccgcgCGCTGGTGGTAAGACGGTCGCGGCTACGGGAACGGCTTCTAGCcgtacctaatgctaaggccgtctcatcacctaaggtacgtggaaattacaaccacatcattccctctacctcaaccccgcgtccttctctgtccaggcccagcgcacccggggcgcggctcagccaggcgtcgttcacgccgacacccggctaccacggcgcctgggtgcagccgcgcaaggtgcttcccagatcccggggcagaacgtctccgcctgtgttcgagatctccacggagaaccgcttctcccctctccgcgagtcgggtcccgatgtggccatcatcggtgactcgatcgttcgtcacgtccgtgccgcctcctcaaaaggtaataaagtacgtactttctgctttcctggtgcccgtgtgaaaaatatttctacacagattccaaccatcctgggcgctgccgagagccctggtgccgttgtcctccacgtggggacaaacgacaccgggctccggcagtcggagatcctgaagaaggacttcaggagcctgatcgagacggttcgacgcacctcgcccgccacgcagatcatcgtttctgggccgcttcctacctaccgccgaggaaatgaaag gctcttccgtcctgacggcctgcaccccagtcgagccggagctgaactcctgtcggacaacatctccagactacttcgcaccatctga
- the LOC137490700 gene encoding uncharacterized protein isoform X1, whose product MEALELELEEVESQIRALVVRRSRLRERLLAVPNAKAVSSPKVRGNYNHIIPSTSTPRPSLSRPSAPGARLSQASFTPTPGYHGAWVQPRKVLPRSRGRTSPPVFEISTENRFSPLRESGPDVAIIGDSIVRHVRAASSKGNKVRTFCFPGARVKNISTQIPTILGAAESPGAVVLHVGTNDTGLRQSEILKKDFRSLIETVRRTSPATQIIVSGPLPTYRRGNERFSRLLALNEWLITWCKEQTLLFANNWNLFWERPRLFRPDGLHPSRAGAELLSDNISRLLRTI is encoded by the coding sequence atggaggcgttggagctggagctggaagaagtggagtcccagatccgcgCGCTGGTGGTAAGACGGTCGCGGCTACGGGAACGGCTTCTAGCcgtacctaatgctaaggccgtctcatcacctaaggtacgtggaaattacaaccacatcattccctctacctcaaccccgcgtccttctctgtccaggcccagcgcacccggggcgcggctcagccaggcgtcgttcacgccgacacccggctaccacggcgcctgggtgcagccgcgcaaggtgcttcccagatcccggggcagaacgtctccgcctgtgttcgagatctccacggagaaccgcttctcccctctccgcgagtcgggtcccgatgtggccatcatcggtgactcgatcgttcgtcacgtccgtgccgcctcctcaaaaggtaataaagtacgtactttctgctttcctggtgcccgtgtgaaaaatatttctacacagattccaaccatcctgggcgctgccgagagccctggtgccgttgtcctccacgtggggacaaacgacaccgggctccggcagtcggagatcctgaagaaggacttcaggagcctgatcgagacggttcgacgcacctcgcccgccacgcagatcatcgtttctgggccgcttcctacctaccgccgaggaaatgaaaggttcagtagacttttagctttgaatgaatggctaataacatggtgtaaagaacagacattgctctttgctaataactggaatcttttctgggagcgtcctaggctcttccgtcctgacggcctgcaccccagtcgagccggagctgaactcctgtcggacaacatctccagactacttcgcaccatctga